A genomic segment from Bacillota bacterium encodes:
- a CDS encoding methanol--corrinoid methyltransferase, which produces MRQVFGKLSYESLTDFLYGTAPKPVKCKNGMVIGGGEVYPEINFTLPPMPIEEKNFQEIIAQYKEIVTGVLTRAAELHAPGVVVEVELLPPMTENPQWGLAVTETVLEIMDQFQQDQGLKSVLRLTPNDIREMRRPPLMRSGELWENMLATFTYAAKAGADFLAIESTGGKEVHDDALINADLAKVIFALGVLGARDMEFLWGHIVDIAQRYGSFASGDTACGFGNTAMVLAEQGMIPKAFAAVVRVATVSRSLVAYEMGAVGPSKDCAYEGPYMKAIAGVPIAMEGKSSACAHLSPVGNITAAVADLWSNESVQNVKLLGGMAPVVSMEQLIYDCRLLNQAQREGKDAALTLQKWLVNSDSAYDPQAYVLRPDVVYTISEKIVQEPEPFKRTKLAAQVAIDLLKNAVTTKEIRLAERELRWLDLMQYQLDEIPDDALKFWEQLKPSLDTSKFIPSEYGLE; this is translated from the coding sequence ATGAGGCAAGTCTTTGGAAAATTAAGCTATGAAAGCCTGACGGATTTCCTTTACGGTACGGCGCCTAAGCCGGTGAAATGTAAGAACGGAATGGTGATCGGTGGGGGCGAAGTATACCCCGAGATCAACTTCACCCTACCACCGATGCCCATTGAGGAAAAGAACTTCCAGGAGATTATCGCACAATACAAGGAAATTGTCACGGGGGTATTGACCCGGGCTGCGGAACTCCATGCCCCGGGAGTGGTGGTGGAAGTGGAGTTGTTGCCGCCGATGACCGAAAACCCCCAGTGGGGTTTGGCCGTTACGGAGACGGTTTTGGAGATTATGGACCAGTTCCAACAGGACCAGGGCTTAAAAAGCGTCCTACGGTTAACACCCAATGATATCCGCGAGATGCGTCGACCCCCGCTGATGCGTTCCGGTGAATTGTGGGAGAACATGTTGGCTACCTTCACCTATGCCGCCAAGGCCGGAGCAGACTTTTTAGCCATTGAGTCCACCGGCGGCAAGGAGGTACACGACGATGCCCTTATCAATGCCGACTTGGCGAAGGTCATCTTCGCTCTGGGAGTCCTGGGAGCCCGGGACATGGAATTCCTCTGGGGACACATTGTGGACATCGCCCAAAGATACGGAAGCTTCGCCTCGGGTGATACGGCCTGCGGTTTCGGCAACACCGCCATGGTGTTAGCGGAACAGGGAATGATCCCGAAGGCCTTCGCCGCGGTGGTGCGGGTGGCCACCGTCAGCCGAAGCCTGGTAGCCTATGAGATGGGTGCCGTTGGTCCCAGCAAGGACTGTGCCTATGAAGGTCCCTATATGAAGGCCATTGCCGGTGTACCCATCGCCATGGAGGGCAAAAGCAGCGCCTGTGCCCACCTGAGCCCCGTGGGGAACATCACTGCCGCGGTGGCGGACCTGTGGAGCAATGAGTCGGTCCAAAACGTGAAACTGCTGGGAGGCATGGCCCCCGTAGTCTCTATGGAACAGTTGATCTACGATTGCCGACTGCTGAATCAAGCTCAGCGGGAAGGCAAGGATGCAGCTTTGACCTTGCAGAAGTGGCTAGTGAATTCCGACAGCGCCTATGATCCCCAGGCCTATGTACTACGGCCCGATGTGGTGTACACCATCAGCGAAAAAATCGTTCAAGAGCCAGAACCCTTTAAGCGCACGAAGCTTGCAGCCCAAGTGGCCATCGACCTGCTGAAAAACGCGGTAACGACCAAGGAGATCCGCCTAGCGGAACGGGAGCTGCGCTGGCTTGATCTGATGCAATACCAGCTGGATGAAATTCCCGATGATGCACTCAAATTCTGGGAGCAGCTGAAACCCAGCTTGGATACCAGCAAATTTATCCCCAGCGAGTATGGTCTGGAATAG
- a CDS encoding N-acetyl-gamma-glutamyl-phosphate reductase — MIRVGIIGASGYAGRELIRLLANHPNAEVVYAGSRTYVGESLGKVIPALRHLDLRFSEIDVKTIIQECDCLFTAVPHGGCMELAESVLAGGVKLIDLGTDFRFRDARIYEEWYGIPHTCPELSTKAVYGLCEIHRDEIKEASLVANPGCYPTSIILGLAPLLKQGYLDLASIVADSMSGVSGAGAKLGQMYHYPECTENLRAYGLITHRHRPEIEQELSLLAGHTAMVTFTPHLAPMTRGIHSTISGKLTVEVSERELLDLYQEFYADEYFVRVLVDEYPQTKAVYGTNFCDLTLRVDPRMNRVVVLSVIDNLGKGAAGQAIQNMNLMFGRPETEGLTATALLP; from the coding sequence TTGATTAGAGTAGGAATTATCGGTGCTTCCGGCTATGCGGGCCGGGAACTGATTCGGCTTTTGGCTAATCACCCCAATGCAGAGGTGGTCTATGCGGGATCCCGTACCTATGTGGGCGAGTCCCTCGGTAAGGTGATTCCGGCCCTGCGACATTTGGATCTTAGGTTTTCGGAGATCGATGTAAAGACCATTATCCAAGAATGTGACTGTCTATTCACCGCGGTTCCCCACGGGGGCTGTATGGAATTGGCAGAATCGGTGCTGGCCGGCGGCGTGAAACTGATCGATCTGGGGACCGATTTCCGGTTCCGGGATGCAAGAATATACGAAGAATGGTATGGGATTCCCCATACTTGTCCTGAGCTTTCCACCAAGGCTGTGTACGGTCTGTGTGAAATCCACCGGGACGAGATTAAGGAAGCTTCCCTGGTGGCCAACCCCGGGTGCTATCCCACCAGTATTATCCTGGGTCTGGCACCCCTGTTAAAACAGGGTTATCTGGATCTGGCTAGTATCGTGGCTGACTCGATGTCTGGGGTTTCGGGGGCCGGAGCGAAGCTAGGCCAGATGTATCATTATCCCGAGTGTACGGAGAACTTGCGGGCCTACGGTCTGATTACCCATCGGCACCGGCCGGAAATCGAACAGGAATTGAGTTTGCTGGCTGGACATACGGCCATGGTCACCTTCACGCCCCACCTGGCGCCCATGACCCGGGGAATCCACAGCACCATCTCGGGGAAGTTGACGGTGGAGGTCAGTGAAAGGGAACTATTGGACTTGTATCAGGAGTTCTATGCCGATGAGTATTTTGTCCGCGTGCTGGTGGATGAATATCCCCAGACCAAGGCTGTTTACGGGACTAACTTCTGTGATCTTACGCTGAGGGTGGATCCCCGAATGAACCGGGTGGTGGTACTCTCAGTCATTGATAACCTCGGGAAGGGTGCCGCTGGACAGGCGATTCAGAATATGAACCTGATGTTCGGGCGTCCCGAGACAGAAGGACTTACAGCGACAGCTTTGCTGCCATAG
- the argJ gene encoding bifunctional glutamate N-acetyltransferase/amino-acid acetyltransferase ArgJ translates to MQIIPGGVTAAQGFVACGLHIGLKKSRKDLALILSQRPAKAAAMFTKNLVAAAPIQVCREQLAKGKQIQAIVVNSGNANACTGPEGLEHAWRMVKKTAQVLGIGEDQVLVSSTGVIGQRLPIEMIEAGIEQAAPLLSPEGGAEAAQAILTTDTFAKEIAVEYADQGHTIRVGGMAKGSGMIHPNMATMLAYITTDVNISVELLDRALRTCVDETFNMITVDGDTSTNDTVAILANGAAGNPEITQPDASYGAFCKALSYVTEKLAKDIAKDGEGATKLVEVQVKNGATVAQARQIAKSVAGSNLVKTAIFGEDANWGRILCAAGYAGVDFDPGKTDVFIGPLQVAANGGALDFDEELAKEILSQDTVVITLDLKQGDRSATAWTCDLTFDYVKINAHYRT, encoded by the coding sequence ATGCAGATAATTCCAGGAGGCGTGACCGCAGCCCAGGGTTTTGTGGCCTGCGGTTTGCATATTGGTTTGAAGAAAAGCCGCAAGGATCTAGCTTTGATCCTTTCCCAACGGCCGGCCAAGGCCGCGGCTATGTTTACCAAAAACCTGGTGGCCGCAGCACCGATCCAGGTGTGTCGGGAGCAATTGGCCAAGGGAAAACAGATCCAGGCCATCGTGGTGAACAGTGGCAATGCCAATGCGTGCACAGGGCCTGAAGGTCTGGAACATGCCTGGCGGATGGTCAAAAAGACCGCCCAGGTTTTGGGCATCGGTGAGGATCAGGTGTTGGTTTCCTCCACCGGTGTAATTGGTCAGCGTCTACCCATCGAAATGATCGAAGCGGGTATTGAACAGGCCGCGCCGCTCCTTTCGCCCGAAGGGGGAGCGGAGGCAGCCCAGGCGATCCTGACCACCGATACCTTCGCGAAGGAGATCGCGGTGGAATACGCAGACCAGGGCCATACCATCCGGGTGGGGGGCATGGCCAAGGGTTCCGGGATGATCCACCCCAACATGGCCACCATGCTGGCCTACATCACCACCGATGTCAACATTTCGGTAGAACTATTGGATCGGGCTCTGCGGACCTGTGTGGATGAGACCTTCAATATGATCACCGTCGACGGCGATACTTCCACCAATGACACCGTGGCCATCCTAGCCAACGGCGCCGCGGGAAATCCGGAGATTACCCAACCCGATGCCTCCTATGGGGCCTTTTGTAAAGCCCTAAGCTATGTCACTGAGAAATTGGCCAAGGATATCGCCAAAGACGGCGAAGGGGCTACTAAACTGGTGGAGGTCCAGGTCAAAAACGGCGCCACCGTGGCCCAGGCCCGGCAGATTGCCAAGTCCGTGGCTGGGTCTAATCTGGTGAAGACGGCCATTTTCGGGGAGGATGCTAACTGGGGGCGGATTCTGTGTGCCGCGGGTTACGCAGGGGTGGATTTTGATCCGGGGAAAACCGATGTATTCATTGGGCCCTTACAGGTGGCGGCTAACGGTGGTGCTTTGGATTTTGACGAAGAACTAGCAAAGGAGATCTTAAGTCAGGACACAGTGGTGATCACCTTGGATCTCAAGCAGGGCGATCGCTCCGCTACCGCGTGGACCTGTGACTTGACTTTTGATTATGTGAAGATCAATGCACACTATCGAACTTAG
- a CDS encoding helix-turn-helix transcriptional regulator, with amino-acid sequence MSSRSFISRGGGALSKSDQDNQVTEILEQVSGEILPDELANKLAETFRVLGDPTRIRIIHLLFQKPRCVGDIAQLLDMSQSAISHQLRSLRNMRLVKYYREGKNVIYSLDDDHIVGLFKEGLDHILHD; translated from the coding sequence ATGAGCAGTCGTTCATTTATTTCGAGAGGAGGTGGAGCTTTGTCCAAATCAGACCAAGACAACCAAGTTACCGAGATCCTGGAACAGGTCTCTGGGGAAATCCTCCCCGATGAACTGGCCAATAAGCTAGCGGAGACCTTCCGGGTCCTCGGGGACCCCACCCGGATCCGGATTATCCATCTGTTGTTCCAAAAACCCCGGTGTGTAGGGGATATCGCCCAGTTGCTTGACATGTCCCAGTCCGCAATCTCCCATCAACTCCGTTCCTTGCGAAACATGCGACTGGTGAAATACTACCGGGAAGGAAAAAACGTCATCTACAGCCTCGATGACGACCACATTGTGGGGCTGTTCAAAGAAGGTTTGGATCATATCTTGCACGATTGA
- the cadA gene encoding cadmium-translocating P-type ATPase: protein MNQKEIVITLKGQSCPSCHTSAVEAIGRLPRVRSVKQQGQKLTLTLEEPGHTLKEIRSVVQRIEPALTVVKEAEEQEEEHSSLRDLVELAAAAALTGIAYLLPAEIRESVWVLAYLVVGYPIIWAALRGVRRGNVFNENTLMSIATFGALILHNHLEAIAVMFFYRIGEFIEHLAVQRSQRSIAALSELWPETANLLKDGKIQEVKPEQLQVGDLIIIKPGERVPTDALILEGHSTVNTAALTGESLPRDVAPKDTLLSGTVNLTAALKAQVVRPMHQSAAAKIAALVEEARQQKAPTEKFITRFARYYTPTVVALAALLGTVPPLLGFGTFDQWVYRSLVFLVISCPCALVLSIPLSFFAGIGKAASKGILVRGGNYLEALAKLDTVVFDKTGTLTTGQFQVAGIQPANGFTPEDVLRYAAMAESFSNHPIAQSVLAAAAQEEQLLDEAIDHEEISGMGIRALRGSEEILVGNLKLMERHGIPVETSAENTAIYVAVNGQYVGWLGVVDTIKEDAKAAVAALRKAGVRRVYMLTGDAFLAGRRVAEALGLDGFYAELLPEDKVKHLKEILATSQGTTAFVGDGINDAPVLAQADVGIAMGQGGADAAVNTADVVLLQDRPSQLVDAVHTAQRTRRIALENITLALGIKILVLILGAFGLSTLWEAIFADVGVTVLAVLNTLRISRYASSS from the coding sequence GTGAACCAAAAAGAGATAGTGATTACTCTAAAGGGCCAATCCTGTCCTAGCTGCCATACCTCAGCGGTGGAGGCCATTGGCCGTCTTCCCCGGGTCCGCTCGGTCAAGCAGCAGGGACAAAAATTGACCCTTACTTTAGAAGAACCGGGTCATACCCTTAAGGAGATTCGCTCCGTAGTACAAAGAATTGAACCGGCCCTCACCGTAGTGAAGGAAGCGGAGGAGCAGGAAGAGGAACATAGTTCCCTGCGCGATCTGGTGGAACTGGCCGCGGCCGCGGCCCTTACCGGGATCGCCTATCTATTGCCCGCGGAGATCAGAGAGAGTGTCTGGGTCCTGGCCTATCTGGTGGTAGGATACCCGATTATCTGGGCCGCCCTGCGGGGAGTACGCCGGGGAAATGTATTTAATGAAAATACCCTGATGAGTATTGCTACCTTCGGAGCACTTATTTTGCATAATCATCTGGAAGCCATAGCCGTAATGTTCTTCTACCGCATTGGGGAGTTCATCGAACATCTGGCGGTACAACGTTCCCAAAGGTCCATTGCCGCGCTGTCGGAGCTGTGGCCAGAGACGGCCAATCTGCTGAAAGACGGCAAAATCCAGGAGGTAAAGCCGGAGCAATTGCAGGTAGGGGATCTGATCATCATCAAGCCGGGAGAAAGGGTCCCCACCGACGCCCTGATCCTCGAAGGACACTCCACGGTGAATACCGCCGCCCTCACCGGCGAATCCTTGCCCAGGGACGTGGCCCCGAAGGATACGTTGTTAAGTGGTACGGTCAACCTGACCGCCGCGCTAAAGGCCCAGGTAGTCCGCCCCATGCATCAGTCCGCAGCGGCAAAAATCGCCGCTTTGGTGGAAGAGGCCCGACAACAAAAGGCCCCCACCGAGAAGTTCATCACCCGGTTTGCCCGGTACTACACCCCCACGGTGGTGGCCTTGGCGGCCCTCTTGGGAACAGTTCCCCCGTTACTGGGGTTTGGTACCTTTGACCAGTGGGTCTATCGTTCTCTGGTGTTCCTGGTAATCTCCTGCCCCTGCGCCTTGGTACTGTCCATCCCCTTAAGCTTCTTTGCGGGGATCGGCAAAGCCGCCTCCAAAGGAATCCTGGTCCGGGGTGGTAACTACCTTGAGGCTTTAGCCAAACTGGATACGGTGGTCTTCGACAAAACCGGAACCCTCACCACCGGTCAGTTCCAGGTGGCCGGGATTCAGCCGGCGAACGGTTTCACCCCGGAGGATGTACTGCGCTATGCGGCTATGGCGGAGAGCTTCTCCAACCATCCCATCGCCCAGTCGGTCCTGGCGGCCGCGGCCCAGGAGGAACAGCTCCTCGACGAGGCCATCGACCATGAGGAGATCTCGGGCATGGGCATTAGGGCCCTTCGGGGAAGTGAAGAGATCCTGGTGGGGAACCTAAAACTGATGGAACGCCATGGGATCCCAGTCGAGACCAGTGCGGAAAACACAGCCATCTACGTGGCTGTCAACGGACAGTATGTGGGCTGGCTTGGGGTGGTGGATACCATCAAAGAAGACGCCAAGGCCGCGGTAGCCGCTTTGCGGAAAGCCGGCGTGAGAAGGGTCTATATGCTTACCGGTGACGCCTTCTTGGCAGGCCGGAGGGTGGCTGAGGCATTGGGCTTGGATGGGTTCTATGCAGAACTGTTACCGGAGGATAAGGTGAAGCATTTGAAAGAGATCTTGGCCACCAGCCAAGGGACCACCGCTTTTGTAGGGGATGGCATCAACGACGCCCCTGTATTGGCCCAAGCCGATGTTGGCATTGCCATGGGTCAAGGGGGAGCCGATGCCGCCGTAAACACCGCGGACGTGGTACTTCTGCAGGATCGGCCCAGTCAACTGGTGGACGCGGTGCACACCGCCCAACGGACCCGGCGGATCGCTCTGGAAAACATCACCTTGGCTTTGGGCATCAAGATCCTGGTCCTCATCTTGGGTGCCTTCGGTCTTTCCACCCTGTGGGAAGCCATCTTCGCGGATGTGGGTGTGACGGTACTGGCCGTGTTGAATACCCTAAGAATCTCCCGGTACGCTTCTTCTAGTTAG
- a CDS encoding thioredoxin domain-containing protein: MNRLANETSPYLRQHAHHPVDWYPWGEEAFAKAQALNKPILLSSGYSACHWCHVMARESFTNERIAAIMNEHFINIKVDKEERPDVDQVYQQACQLFTGQGGWPLTGFLTPQGEPFFVGTYFPPKARYGLVGFEELLLEMARIYREGPETIRHTVKIIKHTLTGQRSSGYGGSLATEQEIRASAERLLPLYDGEYGGFGPAPKFPMVNLWELFLSLGSPFAPLALKTLRIMAQGGIQDQIGGGFHRYSTDRRWLVPHFEKMLYDNALLCLAYSHAYQFSKDDFFREIACKTARWLLREMQHPEGGFYAALDADTEGEEGKYYLWHYDTIQELFSSDDADLLCQYYGITPQGNFAQGQNILHRSLEPEELAERIGLAPTVLKERLSALKQQMLAHREKRVRPFRDEKIITAWNGLAIAGLALAGRVFDCPAYIEAAHTAWAFIRRHLWIEGRLYRSYLDRRSRTPGFLEDYAYLVFGLVELYQATFREEYLE; this comes from the coding sequence ATGAATCGCCTCGCCAACGAAACCAGCCCCTACTTGCGCCAACATGCCCATCACCCGGTGGACTGGTACCCCTGGGGCGAAGAGGCCTTCGCCAAGGCCCAGGCCTTAAACAAACCCATCTTGCTCAGTAGCGGCTATTCAGCCTGTCACTGGTGCCACGTAATGGCCCGGGAATCCTTCACCAATGAGAGAATTGCGGCCATCATGAATGAGCATTTCATCAACATCAAAGTGGACAAGGAAGAACGACCCGACGTGGATCAGGTTTATCAGCAAGCTTGTCAGTTGTTCACCGGCCAAGGGGGTTGGCCCTTGACCGGGTTTCTCACCCCCCAGGGTGAACCCTTCTTCGTGGGCACCTACTTTCCACCCAAGGCCCGATACGGACTGGTGGGGTTTGAAGAATTGCTTTTGGAAATGGCCCGGATCTACCGGGAGGGACCGGAAACCATCCGCCACACCGTAAAGATCATCAAACACACCTTGACGGGCCAAAGAAGCTCCGGTTATGGTGGAAGCCTGGCCACAGAGCAGGAAATAAGGGCTTCCGCGGAGAGACTCCTTCCCCTTTACGATGGGGAATATGGGGGCTTTGGTCCTGCACCTAAATTTCCCATGGTAAACCTTTGGGAGCTATTTCTCAGCCTTGGTTCGCCCTTTGCCCCTCTGGCCCTGAAGACCCTCCGCATCATGGCCCAGGGCGGCATCCAAGACCAAATTGGTGGTGGTTTTCACCGCTATTCCACCGATCGGCGTTGGCTCGTCCCCCATTTCGAAAAGATGCTCTACGATAACGCCCTGTTGTGCCTGGCCTACTCCCACGCCTACCAGTTCTCCAAGGACGACTTCTTCCGGGAAATTGCCTGCAAGACCGCCCGCTGGCTGCTCAGGGAGATGCAGCACCCGGAGGGTGGGTTCTATGCGGCCCTTGATGCCGACACCGAAGGAGAAGAGGGGAAATACTACCTGTGGCACTATGACACCATTCAGGAGCTTTTTTCCTCGGACGATGCGGACCTGCTCTGCCAATACTACGGCATCACCCCCCAAGGCAACTTTGCCCAGGGACAAAACATCTTGCATAGGTCCCTGGAACCGGAGGAACTGGCCGAAAGGATCGGCCTTGCCCCCACCGTCCTCAAAGAGCGACTATCCGCGCTAAAACAACAGATGCTCGCCCACCGGGAAAAGCGGGTAAGACCCTTCCGGGACGAGAAGATCATCACCGCCTGGAACGGGCTGGCCATCGCTGGGCTGGCCTTGGCCGGTCGGGTCTTTGACTGCCCCGCCTACATCGAAGCAGCCCACACCGCCTGGGCCTTCATCCGCCGGCACCTTTGGATCGAAGGACGACTGTATAGGAGTTATCTGGACCGTCGTAGTAGGACTCCCGGCTTCCTGGAGGACTACGCCTACCTGGTCTTTGGCCTCGTGGAACTGTATCAGGCCACTTTCCGCGAAGAGTATTTAGAG
- the argB gene encoding acetylglutamate kinase, with protein MHTIELRRAVWLDQLVKKANVLIEALPYIRNFCGKTFVIKYGGAAMVDESLRKAVALDLILMRYVGLNPVVVHGGGPAISKTMQRMGKEPVFVDGMRVTDAETMEIVEMVLVGRINKEIVSLINQHGGQAVGISGKDGNLIRARKMQNGKQDLGFVGEVTAIDPRIVNHLTEDGYIPVITPVGMGEDGETYNINADLVAGRLAVALQAEKLIMLTDVEGIFANGQDPSSLISQLSITKAREMIASGQIRGGMIPKVTACIDALEHNVPRTHIIDGRKPHSLLLEIFTNQGIGTMVTKEGEDEFCTD; from the coding sequence ATGCACACTATCGAACTTAGGAGGGCGGTTTGGTTGGATCAGTTGGTGAAGAAGGCGAATGTACTTATCGAAGCCCTGCCCTATATCCGAAACTTCTGTGGCAAGACCTTTGTGATTAAATACGGCGGTGCGGCCATGGTGGATGAAAGTCTGCGCAAAGCGGTCGCCTTGGATCTCATCCTCATGCGCTACGTGGGACTGAACCCGGTGGTGGTGCACGGTGGTGGTCCTGCCATTTCTAAGACCATGCAGCGGATGGGCAAGGAACCGGTCTTCGTGGATGGTATGCGGGTTACCGATGCGGAGACCATGGAGATTGTGGAGATGGTGCTGGTGGGGAGGATCAACAAGGAGATCGTCAGCCTCATCAACCAGCACGGGGGCCAGGCGGTGGGAATTAGCGGCAAGGATGGAAATCTGATCCGCGCCCGGAAGATGCAAAACGGCAAACAGGATCTGGGCTTTGTCGGCGAGGTCACCGCGATCGATCCCCGGATCGTGAATCATCTTACGGAGGATGGATATATCCCGGTGATTACCCCGGTGGGAATGGGGGAAGACGGGGAAACCTATAACATCAATGCAGATTTGGTGGCCGGTCGCCTGGCGGTGGCTTTACAGGCGGAGAAGTTGATTATGCTTACCGATGTGGAGGGGATCTTCGCCAATGGCCAGGATCCTTCCAGTCTGATTAGCCAGTTGAGTATTACCAAGGCCCGGGAGATGATCGCCAGCGGGCAAATCCGCGGGGGCATGATCCCCAAGGTTACCGCTTGTATCGATGCGTTGGAGCACAATGTGCCCCGGACCCATATCATTGACGGACGCAAGCCCCATTCGTTATTGTTGGAAATCTTCACGAATCAGGGGATCGGTACCATGGTGACCAAGGAGGGAGAAGATGAATTTTGCACAGATTAA
- a CDS encoding MATE family efflux transporter translates to MIPKGNLALDSDAEAGTVELAATPSTKEIRWRVWDLSAPALVEMMLNSLVGMADMMMVGRLGSAAIAAVGFTNQPVFFLLAIFRALNVGTTALIARFVGARRPDRANDTLRMGFAITLLLGILLSLFSYATAPMIIAALGAEEEVLPLGIAYMRLISLGMLFQAGSMALNSALRGAGDTKTPMTTNVTANIVNVVGNYILIYGHFGFPALGIRGAAMATNIARVLGCSMALYVVMRKNPIIRLSLAPPYRLDFGLLQRLIRIGLPAAGEQLVLRTGQILYLRIVAGLGTATVAAHQIGMNILSLSFMPGQAFAIAATTLVGQYLGSKRPDTAQKSALETRKLGMIVSCSVAVLLFFGGAQIARLYTDEMEVIAQTALVLKIIALIQPAQSTQFILAGGLRGAGDTRWPLVASFIGIWGVRVAVGYLLVAWFHLGLVGAWTGMALDQCTRSVLIWTRFKRGRWKSIAV, encoded by the coding sequence GTGATACCGAAGGGAAATCTGGCATTGGATAGCGATGCAGAAGCCGGTACAGTGGAATTGGCGGCTACGCCGTCTACGAAGGAAATCCGCTGGCGGGTCTGGGATCTCTCTGCCCCCGCCTTGGTAGAAATGATGCTCAATAGCCTCGTCGGCATGGCCGACATGATGATGGTGGGTCGCCTGGGTTCTGCGGCCATTGCCGCGGTGGGATTTACCAACCAACCGGTGTTTTTCCTACTGGCCATCTTCCGCGCCTTGAACGTGGGTACCACCGCGTTAATCGCCCGCTTCGTGGGTGCAAGACGCCCGGATCGGGCCAACGATACCCTGCGGATGGGCTTTGCCATCACCCTCCTGTTGGGCATTCTCTTGAGTCTCTTCAGTTACGCCACGGCCCCCATGATCATTGCCGCCCTCGGTGCCGAAGAGGAAGTGCTTCCCCTTGGGATCGCCTATATGCGGCTCATCTCCCTGGGCATGTTGTTTCAGGCGGGGTCCATGGCCCTGAACTCGGCACTGCGGGGAGCCGGCGATACCAAAACCCCGATGACCACCAATGTCACAGCAAATATCGTCAACGTGGTGGGTAACTACATCTTAATCTACGGCCACTTCGGTTTTCCCGCGCTGGGGATCCGGGGAGCGGCCATGGCCACCAACATCGCCCGGGTCTTAGGGTGTTCCATGGCCCTGTATGTGGTCATGAGAAAAAACCCGATTATCCGCCTCTCTTTAGCTCCCCCCTACCGGCTGGATTTTGGACTCCTACAACGGCTCATCCGCATTGGACTACCGGCTGCGGGTGAGCAACTGGTCCTCAGGACAGGCCAGATCCTCTACCTACGGATCGTAGCCGGCCTTGGTACTGCTACGGTCGCAGCCCATCAAATCGGGATGAATATCCTTTCCCTGTCCTTTATGCCCGGTCAAGCCTTTGCCATTGCGGCCACCACCTTGGTGGGGCAATATCTGGGTAGTAAACGCCCGGACACAGCCCAAAAGAGTGCCTTAGAAACGCGAAAACTGGGAATGATTGTTTCCTGTTCAGTGGCGGTGCTTTTGTTCTTCGGCGGCGCCCAGATCGCCCGGCTGTATACCGATGAAATGGAGGTAATCGCCCAAACCGCGCTGGTGTTGAAGATTATCGCGCTAATCCAACCGGCCCAATCCACCCAGTTCATCCTGGCCGGTGGGCTCAGAGGAGCTGGCGATACCCGCTGGCCCCTTGTAGCTAGCTTCATCGGGATTTGGGGAGTACGGGTAGCGGTTGGTTATCTCCTCGTCGCCTGGTTCCACCTGGGCCTGGTGGGAGCCTGGACCGGCATGGCGCTTGATCAGTGTACCCGCTCTGTTTTGATCTGGACCCGGTTCAAACGGGGACGCTGGAAGAGCATAGCGGTCTAA